In Nitratidesulfovibrio sp., the following are encoded in one genomic region:
- a CDS encoding formate dehydrogenase accessory protein FdhE — protein sequence MAAKRQSVADTLADVTARRPVLEPVLRVFEPLLSAGDALAGTLAETVREAGLRLPEQQWDRAQQGVSLLAGVALTGIAAPMRRAAEELLPLLTTIETVAPHAESLRAFFLRPVENGDTRDALAEAVVAGRSIESIAADGGVEPDVLAFVTGFVLSPVLHAMVADALPEDGEAPWDTDGAWQQGYCPVCGAFPTIAWLDKPMLDEKNAYLAGGGGKKHLHCSLCGAAWKFLRGACPSCGKEASGTMEMLREAEAARGERLDWCTKCNTYCPTVDLREREAAPNLDALALGMMHLDMVAARKKLRPLRPSFWNMY from the coding sequence ATGGCCGCCAAACGCCAAAGTGTCGCGGATACGCTGGCTGATGTCACTGCCCGTCGTCCTGTCCTTGAACCCGTGCTGCGGGTCTTCGAACCCCTGCTTTCCGCCGGCGACGCGCTGGCCGGAACACTGGCGGAGACCGTGCGCGAGGCGGGCCTGCGCCTGCCGGAACAACAGTGGGACCGCGCCCAGCAGGGGGTATCCCTGCTGGCGGGCGTTGCCCTGACCGGCATCGCCGCGCCCATGCGCCGAGCGGCGGAAGAACTGCTGCCGCTTCTGACCACCATAGAGACGGTGGCTCCGCACGCGGAATCGCTGCGGGCGTTCTTCCTGCGCCCGGTGGAAAACGGGGATACCCGCGACGCCCTGGCCGAGGCCGTGGTGGCGGGCAGGTCCATCGAATCCATAGCCGCTGATGGCGGCGTGGAACCGGACGTGCTTGCGTTTGTCACCGGCTTCGTGCTGTCCCCGGTGCTGCACGCCATGGTTGCCGATGCCCTGCCCGAAGACGGGGAAGCCCCCTGGGACACGGACGGGGCATGGCAACAGGGCTACTGCCCGGTGTGCGGCGCCTTTCCTACCATCGCCTGGCTGGACAAGCCCATGCTGGACGAAAAGAACGCCTACCTGGCTGGCGGCGGTGGCAAGAAGCACCTGCATTGCTCCCTGTGCGGCGCCGCCTGGAAGTTCCTGCGGGGGGCCTGCCCCTCGTGCGGAAAGGAGGCCAGCGGCACCATGGAAATGCTGCGGGAAGCCGAAGCCGCCCGAGGCGAACGGCTGGACTGGTGCACCAAGTGCAACACCTATTGTCCCACCGTGGACCTGCGGGAACGCGAGGCCGCCCCCAATCTGGACGCCCTGGCGCTGGGCATGATGCATCTGGACATGGTCGCGGCGCGCAAGAAGTTGCGCCCCCTCAGACCTTCCTTCTGGAATATGTATTGA
- a CDS encoding formate dehydrogenase accessory protein FdhE, whose product MPDASPTLSSTTSETLDRLLARHPEHAPLIAAFRALSVAQAELAEMPDPDGAVPVPPVRVEPDLFAQGRALLPADELPDGPALDDAFLTHALTVLAPAIAAGLPAVANDVRELARLALTMEGAPGAMPDTTATPTLPPRDQLPLPRQLAAWALTGRIAAAQEWARRAGLSPDAVGFVAMQLATAAARRVQRAVAQNLAPHADGWTHGHCPVCGTAPKLGVLRGEGGQRWLVCALCDHTWRHQRTACPFCGVDKPDNITLRYVQGFEDERAEACASCRRYILAADLRHRGSDVPSVLPLGMAHLDMLLQEKGFMPGGVDDTTRPARPARPATAKTPA is encoded by the coding sequence ATGCCCGACGCCTCCCCCACTCTCTCCAGCACCACCTCGGAAACCCTCGACCGCCTGCTGGCCCGCCATCCCGAACACGCCCCGCTCATCGCCGCGTTCCGCGCGCTCAGCGTGGCCCAAGCGGAACTGGCTGAAATGCCCGATCCCGACGGAGCCGTGCCCGTGCCCCCGGTGCGGGTGGAACCCGATCTTTTCGCGCAGGGCCGCGCCCTGCTGCCCGCCGATGAACTGCCCGACGGCCCCGCCCTGGACGACGCCTTCCTGACCCATGCCCTGACCGTGCTGGCCCCGGCCATCGCCGCCGGGCTGCCCGCCGTGGCCAATGACGTGCGCGAACTGGCCCGGCTGGCCCTGACAATGGAAGGAGCGCCGGGCGCAATGCCGGACACGACGGCTACCCCGACCCTCCCCCCTCGGGATCAGCTCCCCCTGCCGCGCCAACTGGCGGCGTGGGCGCTGACCGGGCGCATCGCCGCCGCCCAGGAATGGGCGCGCCGGGCCGGACTTTCGCCCGATGCCGTGGGCTTCGTGGCCATGCAACTGGCCACGGCAGCCGCGCGCAGGGTACAGCGCGCCGTGGCCCAAAACCTTGCCCCGCATGCCGACGGCTGGACCCACGGCCACTGCCCGGTGTGCGGCACGGCTCCCAAGCTGGGCGTGCTGCGTGGTGAAGGCGGCCAGCGCTGGCTGGTCTGCGCGCTGTGCGACCATACCTGGCGCCATCAGCGCACCGCCTGCCCCTTCTGCGGGGTGGACAAGCCGGACAACATCACCCTGCGCTACGTGCAGGGCTTCGAGGACGAACGCGCCGAGGCCTGCGCGTCCTGCCGCCGGTACATCCTGGCGGCGGACCTGCGCCACCGCGGCAGCGACGTGCCCTCGGTGCTGCCGCTGGGCATGGCCCACCTGGACATGCTGTTGCAGGAAAAGGGCTTCATGCCGGGCGGCGTGGACGACACCACGCGGCCAGCCCGGCCCGCAAGGCCCGCCACGGCGAAAACCCCGGCCTGA
- a CDS encoding 4Fe-4S dicluster domain-containing protein codes for MPKAFLVDTTRCTACRGCQIACKEWHDLPANETKQRGSHQNPPDLNPNNLKIVRFNERMTKEGVVVWNFFPDQCRHCVTPVCVDVADMAVPGAMIKDKKTGAVLATEKSAKLSPADAKAVAEACPYNIPRIDPKTKRITKCDMCFDRVSAGMQPICVKTCPTGTMVFGEREEILVVAQKRLAIAKERFPKAHLVDMEDVSVIYLLAEEKEHYYEYAGFM; via the coding sequence ATGCCCAAGGCATTTTTAGTAGATACAACCCGATGCACGGCATGTCGCGGCTGCCAGATCGCGTGCAAGGAATGGCACGATCTGCCCGCCAACGAGACCAAGCAGCGCGGTTCACACCAGAACCCCCCGGACCTCAACCCCAACAACCTCAAGATCGTCCGCTTCAACGAACGGATGACCAAGGAAGGCGTTGTGGTCTGGAACTTCTTCCCCGACCAGTGCCGCCACTGCGTGACCCCGGTGTGCGTGGACGTGGCCGACATGGCCGTGCCCGGCGCCATGATCAAGGACAAGAAGACCGGCGCCGTGCTGGCCACCGAAAAGTCGGCCAAGCTCAGCCCGGCAGACGCCAAGGCCGTGGCCGAGGCCTGTCCGTACAACATCCCCCGCATCGACCCCAAGACCAAGCGCATCACCAAGTGCGACATGTGCTTCGACCGCGTGTCCGCGGGCATGCAACCCATCTGCGTGAAGACCTGTCCCACCGGCACCATGGTCTTTGGCGAGCGCGAGGAAATACTGGTCGTGGCGCAGAAGCGCCTTGCGATCGCCAAGGAGCGCTTCCCCAAGGCCCATCTGGTGGACATGGAGGACGTGAGCGTCATCTACCTGCTGGCGGAAGAAAAAGAGCATTACTACGAGTACGCCGGTTTCATGTAG
- the fdnG gene encoding formate dehydrogenase-N subunit alpha yields MRRRQFLKMSCVLGAGVALCGLGVDLVPIEAWADEIKKIDRLKTARQTMSVCCYCSVGCGLICATDEKTGKIINIEGDPEHPVSEGSLCAKGAGIFQTTEANEHRLTKVLYRAPNSDKWEEKNWDWAIDRIARLMKEERDKSFITKNAAGQVVNRVETLAHMGSSNLDNEECWSITAWARSLGLVYIDHQARVUHGPTVPALAESFGRGAMTNHWIDIQHSDCILIQGSNAAENHPISFKWVMRAKERGAKLIHVDPRFTRTSSKADFYAPLRSGTDIAFLGGMIKYIIDNNKIFHDYVVNYTNAPFLVDGKFGFKDGLFSGYDADKRGYDKSTWTYQKDAGGIILRDETLKNPRCVYQLLKAHYARYDLKKVSSITGTPEKDLKTVYEMFSSTGTKDRAGTVMYALGQTHHTVGVQNIRALAIVQLLLGNIGVCGGGVNALRGEPNVQGSTDHALLYHYLPGYLSAPRASQQTLESYIKKITPATTEAKSVNWQSNYGKYAVSLLKSWYGDAATKDNEFGYAWVPKAEDGKDYSVMTLFDVMYAGKIRGMTVFGQNPACSIPNSNKVRAAFAKLDWMVHLNIFDNETASFWKGPGMDPAKVKTEVFLLPASASVEKAGSQTNSGRWIQWRYEATKAPGDCIYAGEAIIRIQNKLKELYQKEGGTFPDPILNMTSDGLAEKGGYDAEKVAKLINGYFLADVEIGGKQYKKGDCVPSFALLQADGSTSSGNWICAGSFAQDGKNLMQRRGKADPTGLGLYPEWSFAWPVNRRVLYNRASCDPSGKPYNPKRAVLEWKDGKWVGDVPDGAPPPLAAEGGKLPFIMKPDGVSSLFGPGLGDGPFPEHYEPLESPLAKNLMSTQQNNPAILLYNSDKDMVASADARFPIVMTTYSSTEHWCTGAFTRWQTWLTEAMPQAYVEMSEELAKEKGIKNGDKVRVESARGKLECVAMVTPRFRPFLVNGKTLHQVGMPYNYGWRFPEGNGDSANLLTPTVGDANAMTPEYKAFMVNVVKV; encoded by the coding sequence ATGCGAAGACGCCAATTCCTGAAGATGTCCTGCGTGCTTGGGGCGGGTGTCGCCCTGTGCGGGCTGGGCGTCGATCTCGTGCCCATCGAGGCGTGGGCGGACGAGATCAAGAAGATCGACCGCCTGAAGACGGCCAGGCAGACCATGTCGGTCTGCTGTTACTGTTCCGTGGGGTGCGGCCTGATCTGCGCCACCGACGAGAAGACCGGCAAGATCATCAACATCGAGGGCGACCCCGAGCACCCGGTGAGCGAAGGTTCGCTGTGCGCCAAGGGTGCGGGCATCTTCCAGACCACCGAGGCCAACGAACACCGCCTGACCAAGGTGTTGTACCGCGCCCCCAACTCGGACAAGTGGGAAGAAAAGAACTGGGACTGGGCCATCGACCGCATAGCCCGGCTGATGAAGGAAGAGCGCGACAAGTCCTTCATCACCAAGAACGCGGCGGGCCAGGTGGTCAACCGGGTGGAAACGCTGGCCCACATGGGCAGTTCCAACCTGGACAACGAGGAATGCTGGAGCATCACCGCCTGGGCGCGGTCTCTCGGCCTGGTGTACATCGATCACCAGGCCCGGGTCTGACACGGCCCCACCGTACCGGCTCTGGCAGAGTCGTTCGGACGCGGCGCGATGACCAATCACTGGATCGACATCCAGCACAGTGATTGCATTCTCATTCAGGGCAGCAACGCTGCCGAAAACCACCCCATCTCCTTCAAGTGGGTGATGCGCGCCAAGGAAAGGGGCGCCAAGCTGATCCACGTTGACCCGCGCTTCACGCGGACCTCGTCCAAGGCCGATTTCTACGCCCCCCTGCGCTCGGGCACGGACATCGCCTTCCTGGGCGGGATGATCAAGTACATCATCGACAACAACAAGATATTCCACGACTACGTGGTCAACTACACCAATGCCCCGTTCCTGGTGGACGGCAAGTTCGGCTTCAAGGACGGGCTGTTCAGCGGGTACGACGCGGACAAGCGTGGCTACGACAAGTCCACCTGGACCTACCAGAAGGATGCGGGCGGCATCATCCTGCGCGACGAGACGCTGAAGAACCCCCGCTGCGTCTACCAGCTGCTGAAGGCGCACTACGCCCGCTACGACCTGAAGAAGGTCTCTTCCATCACCGGCACGCCCGAAAAGGACCTGAAGACCGTGTACGAGATGTTCTCGTCCACCGGCACCAAGGACCGTGCGGGCACCGTCATGTACGCCCTGGGGCAGACCCACCACACCGTGGGCGTGCAGAACATCCGCGCCCTGGCCATCGTCCAGCTATTGCTGGGCAACATCGGGGTGTGCGGCGGCGGCGTCAACGCGCTGCGCGGCGAACCCAACGTGCAGGGGTCCACCGACCACGCGCTGCTGTACCACTACCTGCCGGGCTACCTTTCGGCCCCGCGCGCCTCGCAGCAGACGCTGGAATCGTACATCAAGAAGATCACCCCCGCGACCACGGAAGCCAAATCCGTCAACTGGCAGTCCAACTACGGCAAGTACGCGGTCAGCCTGCTGAAGTCGTGGTACGGCGATGCCGCCACCAAGGACAACGAATTCGGCTACGCCTGGGTGCCCAAGGCAGAGGACGGCAAGGACTACTCGGTCATGACCCTGTTCGACGTGATGTACGCCGGCAAGATCAGGGGCATGACCGTGTTCGGCCAGAACCCCGCGTGCAGCATCCCCAACTCGAACAAGGTGCGCGCCGCCTTCGCCAAGCTGGACTGGATGGTGCACCTGAACATCTTCGACAACGAGACGGCCTCGTTCTGGAAGGGGCCGGGCATGGACCCCGCCAAGGTCAAGACCGAGGTCTTCCTGCTGCCCGCCTCCGCCTCCGTCGAGAAGGCCGGCAGCCAGACCAACAGTGGCCGCTGGATTCAGTGGCGCTACGAGGCCACCAAGGCCCCCGGCGACTGCATCTACGCGGGTGAAGCCATCATCCGCATCCAGAACAAGCTGAAGGAACTGTACCAGAAGGAAGGCGGCACCTTCCCCGATCCCATCCTGAACATGACCTCCGACGGTCTGGCCGAAAAGGGCGGCTACGACGCGGAGAAGGTGGCCAAGCTGATCAACGGCTACTTCCTGGCCGACGTAGAAATCGGCGGCAAGCAGTACAAGAAGGGCGACTGCGTGCCCTCCTTTGCCCTGTTGCAGGCCGATGGCTCCACCTCGTCGGGCAACTGGATCTGCGCGGGCAGCTTTGCCCAGGACGGCAAGAACCTGATGCAGCGGCGCGGCAAGGCAGACCCCACGGGCCTCGGCCTGTACCCGGAATGGTCGTTCGCCTGGCCGGTGAACCGCCGGGTGCTGTACAACCGCGCTTCGTGCGACCCCAGCGGCAAGCCCTACAACCCCAAGCGCGCCGTGCTGGAATGGAAGGACGGCAAGTGGGTGGGCGACGTGCCCGATGGCGCCCCGCCGCCGCTGGCGGCGGAAGGCGGCAAGCTGCCGTTCATCATGAAGCCCGACGGGGTCAGTTCCCTGTTCGGGCCGGGCCTTGGCGACGGCCCCTTCCCGGAACACTACGAGCCGCTGGAAAGCCCACTGGCCAAGAACCTGATGTCAACGCAACAGAACAACCCCGCCATCCTGCTGTACAACAGCGACAAGGACATGGTGGCCAGCGCCGACGCGCGCTTCCCCATCGTCATGACCACCTATTCGTCCACCGAGCACTGGTGCACCGGTGCCTTCACCCGCTGGCAGACGTGGCTTACCGAGGCCATGCCCCAGGCATACGTGGAGATGAGCGAGGAACTGGCCAAGGAAAAGGGCATCAAGAACGGCGACAAGGTGCGCGTGGAATCCGCACGCGGCAAGCTGGAGTGCGTGGCCATGGTCACGCCGCGCTTCCGCCCCTTCCTGGTCAACGGCAAGACGCTGCATCAGGTGGGCATGCCGTACAACTACGGATGGCGCTTCCCCGAAGGCAACGGCGACAGTGCCAACCTGCTCACTCCCACGGTGGGCGACGCCAACGCCATGACGCCTGAGTACAAGGCGTTCATGGTCAACGTGGTCAAGGTATAG
- the fdnG gene encoding formate dehydrogenase-N subunit alpha, whose product MKTTRRSFLKLVGVSAVGLSLGQLGFDLAEAQAYASKLKIEGAKEVGSVCPFCSVCCQIIAYVRNGKLVSTEGDPDFPVNEGALCAKGAALFSMYTNPHRLTKPMYRAPHSDKWVEKDWDWTLNQIARRVKDARDKDMVLKNEKGQTVNRLDSLFMMGTSHASNEECAVIHQAIRSLGMVQMDHQARVUHSPTVAALAESFGRGAMTNHWIDIKNSDAVLIIGSNAAEHHPVAFKWVMRAKDNGAVLMHVDPKFSRTSARCDFHVPLRSGTDIPFLGGMINYILEKELFFKEYVFNYTNFAFVVGKDYEFNDGLFSGYDPKTRKYDQSKWAFEKGPDGGPVIDETLKNERCVFNLMKKHYSRYTLKTVSDVTGVSEENLLRVYDAFCATGKPDKAGTIMYALGWTQHTVGVQNIRASSLIQLLLGNIGIAGGGINALRGEPNVQGSTDHGLLYSSLPGYHNLPVSTWQTLADYNKANTPVTTVKNSANWWSNRPKYVASLLKGWYGDAATPENDFCYEYMPKLEPGEDCSYMYVMDKMYHGKIKGGFIFGVNPMNSFSNTNKMRAALDKLDWLVCSELHNSETTDNWKRPGVDPKTKKTEVFLLPSAHRIEKAGTISNSGRWLQWFDKAVEPGGQARNFADIFVPLINKIRDLYRKEGGVLPEPLLKMHWTEKFDPEEWTRRINGFFWADTKVGDKEYKRGQLVPAFAQLKDDGSTSSLNWVYAGSYTEEAGNKSKKRDASQTPMQANIGLFPNWSWCWPVNRRVLYNRASVDLNGKPFNPQKAVIEWDGAKWIGDVPDGPWPPMADKEKGKLPFIMTKDGLAQFYGTGRVDGPFPEHYEPAETPLDSHPFSKQLSSPVYKFHTSDMDQFAKAADPNYPYVLTTYSLTEHWCGGGETRNVPNLLETEPQLYIEMSHELAKEKGINNGDGVIVESARGRVEAIAMVTVRIRPFTIMGKTVHLVGMPFAYGWTTPKCGDSTNRLTVGAYDPNTTIPESKACLVNLRKADKLTEIA is encoded by the coding sequence ATGAAAACTACGCGGCGGAGTTTTCTCAAGCTCGTGGGCGTGAGCGCTGTCGGTCTCTCGCTCGGCCAGCTTGGGTTCGATCTTGCAGAAGCGCAGGCGTATGCCAGCAAACTCAAGATCGAAGGCGCGAAGGAAGTGGGCAGTGTCTGCCCCTTCTGTTCCGTCTGTTGTCAGATCATCGCCTACGTGCGCAACGGCAAGCTCGTTTCGACCGAAGGCGACCCCGACTTTCCGGTGAACGAAGGGGCCCTGTGCGCCAAGGGCGCGGCCCTGTTCTCCATGTACACCAACCCGCACCGCCTGACGAAGCCGATGTACCGCGCTCCGCACAGTGACAAGTGGGTGGAGAAGGACTGGGACTGGACCCTGAACCAGATCGCGCGCCGCGTTAAGGACGCCCGCGACAAGGACATGGTTCTCAAGAACGAAAAGGGCCAGACGGTCAACCGTCTTGATTCGCTCTTCATGATGGGTACCTCGCACGCCTCCAACGAGGAATGCGCCGTCATCCATCAAGCCATACGAAGCCTGGGTATGGTCCAAATGGACCACCAGGCCCGGGTCTGACACAGTCCCACTGTTGCGGCTCTGGCAGAGTCGTTCGGTCGCGGGGCTATGACGAACCACTGGATCGATATCAAGAATAGCGATGCAGTGCTTATTATCGGCAGCAATGCCGCAGAACACCATCCTGTCGCCTTCAAGTGGGTCATGCGGGCCAAGGACAACGGGGCCGTGCTCATGCACGTGGACCCCAAGTTCTCGCGCACGTCCGCCCGGTGCGATTTCCACGTGCCCCTGCGTTCGGGCACGGACATCCCCTTCCTGGGCGGCATGATCAACTACATCCTTGAAAAGGAACTCTTTTTCAAGGAATACGTCTTCAACTACACCAACTTCGCCTTTGTCGTCGGCAAGGACTACGAGTTCAACGACGGCCTCTTCAGCGGGTACGACCCCAAGACCCGCAAGTACGACCAGTCCAAGTGGGCCTTTGAAAAGGGTCCCGACGGCGGCCCGGTCATCGACGAAACCCTGAAGAACGAACGGTGCGTCTTCAACCTGATGAAGAAGCACTACTCGCGCTACACGCTGAAGACCGTCTCCGACGTCACCGGCGTGTCCGAGGAAAACCTGCTGCGCGTGTATGACGCCTTCTGCGCCACTGGCAAGCCGGACAAGGCGGGCACCATCATGTACGCCCTGGGCTGGACCCAGCACACCGTGGGCGTGCAGAATATCCGCGCCTCGTCACTCATCCAGCTGCTGCTGGGCAACATCGGCATCGCGGGCGGCGGCATCAACGCCCTGCGCGGCGAACCCAACGTGCAGGGTTCCACCGACCACGGCCTGCTGTACAGCTCGCTGCCGGGCTACCACAACCTGCCCGTTTCCACCTGGCAGACCCTGGCCGATTACAACAAGGCCAACACCCCGGTCACCACGGTGAAGAACAGCGCCAACTGGTGGAGCAACCGTCCCAAGTACGTGGCCAGCCTGCTGAAGGGCTGGTACGGCGACGCAGCCACCCCGGAAAACGACTTCTGCTACGAATACATGCCGAAGCTCGAACCCGGCGAGGACTGCTCGTACATGTACGTCATGGACAAGATGTACCATGGCAAGATCAAGGGCGGGTTCATCTTCGGGGTCAACCCCATGAACAGCTTCTCCAACACCAACAAGATGCGCGCGGCGCTGGACAAGCTGGACTGGCTGGTCTGCTCCGAACTGCACAACTCGGAAACCACGGACAACTGGAAGCGCCCCGGCGTTGATCCCAAGACCAAGAAGACCGAGGTGTTCCTGCTGCCGTCGGCCCACCGCATCGAAAAGGCGGGCACCATCAGCAACAGCGGCCGCTGGTTGCAGTGGTTCGACAAGGCGGTGGAGCCGGGCGGACAGGCCCGCAACTTCGCCGACATCTTCGTGCCGCTGATCAACAAGATCCGCGACCTGTACAGGAAGGAAGGCGGAGTCCTGCCCGAACCCCTGCTGAAGATGCACTGGACTGAAAAGTTCGATCCGGAAGAGTGGACCCGCCGCATCAACGGCTTCTTCTGGGCCGACACCAAGGTGGGCGACAAGGAGTACAAGCGTGGCCAACTGGTGCCCGCCTTCGCCCAGCTGAAGGACGACGGTTCCACCTCTTCGCTCAACTGGGTCTACGCGGGCAGCTACACCGAGGAAGCCGGCAACAAGTCCAAGAAGCGTGACGCCAGCCAGACGCCCATGCAGGCCAACATCGGCCTGTTCCCCAACTGGTCGTGGTGCTGGCCGGTGAACCGCCGCGTGCTGTACAACCGCGCCTCGGTGGACCTGAACGGCAAGCCGTTCAACCCCCAGAAGGCCGTCATCGAATGGGACGGCGCCAAGTGGATCGGCGACGTGCCCGACGGCCCGTGGCCGCCCATGGCCGACAAGGAAAAGGGCAAGCTGCCCTTCATCATGACCAAGGACGGCCTGGCCCAGTTCTACGGCACGGGCCGCGTGGACGGTCCCTTCCCCGAGCACTACGAACCTGCGGAAACCCCGCTGGACAGCCATCCGTTCTCCAAGCAGCTGTCCAGCCCGGTCTACAAGTTCCACACCTCGGACATGGACCAGTTCGCCAAGGCGGCCGACCCCAACTACCCGTACGTGCTCACCACCTACAGCCTGACGGAACACTGGTGCGGCGGCGGCGAAACGCGCAACGTGCCCAACCTGCTGGAAACCGAGCCTCAGCTCTACATAGAGATGAGCCACGAGCTGGCCAAGGAAAAGGGCATCAACAACGGCGACGGCGTGATCGTGGAAAGTGCGCGCGGGCGCGTGGAGGCCATTGCCATGGTCACCGTGCGCATCCGGCCCTTCACCATCATGGGCAAGACGGTACACCTCGTGGGCATGCCTTTCGCCTACGGCTGGACCACGCCCAAGTGCGGTGATTCCACCAACCGCCTTACCGTTGGCGCGTACGACCCGAACACCACCATTCCCGAAAGCAAGGCCTGTCTCGTCAACTTGCGCAAGGCCGACAAGCTGACCGAAATAGCCTAA
- a CDS encoding 4Fe-4S dicluster domain-containing protein — MADGKSILVDVSRCTGCRGCQVACKQWNGLPGTKTKQTGTYQNPPDFSHQTFKVVRFEDGRTKDGKTYWHFFSDMCRHCMNPPCLAGAQGDEMIHDDATGAVVYTEGTSKSDFEMSLSVCPYNIPRQDPDTKVMRKCTMCFDRITSGLTPACVLSCPTGAMVFGERDAMLAEAKRRVDILKKTWPKAQALNADDVRVIFIVTDDPLKYHKYAAGV; from the coding sequence ATGGCTGATGGAAAGTCCATACTCGTCGACGTTTCCCGCTGCACCGGTTGCCGGGGTTGCCAGGTGGCCTGCAAGCAATGGAACGGCCTGCCCGGCACCAAGACCAAGCAGACCGGCACCTACCAGAACCCGCCGGACTTCAGCCACCAGACCTTCAAGGTGGTACGCTTCGAGGACGGCAGAACCAAGGACGGCAAGACATACTGGCACTTCTTCTCGGACATGTGCCGCCACTGCATGAACCCGCCGTGTCTGGCGGGCGCGCAGGGCGACGAGATGATCCATGATGATGCCACCGGCGCGGTGGTGTACACCGAAGGCACCAGCAAGAGCGACTTCGAGATGTCGCTGAGCGTGTGCCCCTACAACATCCCCCGGCAGGACCCGGACACCAAGGTGATGCGCAAGTGCACCATGTGCTTCGACCGCATCACCAGCGGGCTTACCCCCGCCTGCGTGCTGTCGTGCCCCACTGGGGCCATGGTCTTTGGCGAGCGTGACGCCATGCTGGCGGAGGCCAAACGGCGCGTGGACATCCTGAAGAAGACGTGGCCCAAGGCCCAGGCGCTGAACGCCGACGACGTGCGCGTCATCTTCATCGTGACGGACGACCCGCTGAAGTACCACAAGTACGCTGCGGGCGTGTAA